One part of the Glycine max cultivar Williams 82 chromosome 14, Glycine_max_v4.0, whole genome shotgun sequence genome encodes these proteins:
- the LOC100801036 gene encoding copper transporter 5.1 yields the protein MMHMTFYWGKKVTILIDSWKTDSWTSYFLSLLACLVAAALYQYLENRRIRLKLLAGGRRPSPAPEIRAPLLRWGVAGDKEKLGVKFAEAVLFGVNSAIGYLLMLAVMSFNGGVFLAIAVGLTIGYFFFRNEGENDALVVDNNSCACA from the coding sequence ATGATGCACATGACATTTTACTGGGGCAAGAAGGTGACGATCTTGATCGATTCATGGAAGACAGATTCCTGGACGAGTTACTTTCTGAGTCTACTCGCCTGCCTCGTCGCTGCCGCGTTATACCAGTACCTCGAGAATCGTCGGATTCGCCTGAAGCTCCTCGCCGGCGGCCGGAGGCCCTCGCCGGCGCCGGAGATCCGCGCTCCTCTTCTCCGGTGGGGCGTCGCCGGCGACAAGGAGAAGTTGGGGGTCAAGTTTGCGGAAGCGGTTCTGTTCGGGGTTAACTCGGCGATCGGGTACTTGTTGATGTTGGCGGTCATGTCCTTCAATGGAGGGGTATTTTTGGCAATTGCGGTGGGTCTCACCATTGGTTATTTCTTCTTCAGGAATGAAGGAGAGAATGACGCGCTTGTTGTTGATAATAATTCTTGTGCATGTGCTTAG
- the LOC100802104 gene encoding G-protein coupled receptor 1 isoform X1 has product MATSVAVAGALTAHDRRVLTAVNAGASSLSLAGSSFIVVCYLLFKELRKFSFKLVFYLALSDILCSLFSIIGDPSKGFFCYAQGYSTHFFCVASFLWTTTIAFTLHRTVVKHKTDVEDLEAMFHLYVWGTSLVMTVMRSFGNDHKHFGAWCWTQTGRTGKAVHFVTFYMPLWGAILYNGFTYFQVIRMLNNATRMAVGMSGQTFVSDTRDNMRALNRWGYYPLILIGSWAFGTINHIHDFFEPNHKIFWLTFLDVGTAALMGLFNSIAYGLNSSVRRAICERLDKYWPERLNRWLPNSLKYKNLQQESELVLFKTEDQ; this is encoded by the exons ATGGCGACCTCCGTCGCAGTCGCCGGCGCTTTGACGGCGCACGATCGCCGGGTTCTGACGGCGGTGAACGCCGGAGCCTCGAGCCTGTCGTTAGCCGGTTCCAGCTTCATTGTAGTGTGCTACCTCCTCTTCAAGGAGCTCCGCAAGTTCTCCTTCAAGCTCGTCTTCTACCTCGCTCTCTCT GATATACTTTGCAGTCTCTTCAGCATAATAGG GGACCCGTCCAAAGGTTTCTTTTGTTATGCTCAGGGCTATAGCACACATTTCTTTTGTGTGGCATCTTTTCTATGGACTACAACAATTGCTTTTACCTTGCACCGCACTGTCGTAAAACACAAAACAGATGTTGAAGATTTGGAGGCCATGTTTCACTTGTATGTCTGGG GTACTTCTCTGGTTATGACAGTTATGCGCTCCTTTGGTAATGACCACAAACATTTTGGTGCATGGTGTTGGACACAAACAGGTCGCACAGGGAAG GCAGTTCATTTTGTAACATTTTACATGCCACTCTGGGGTGCAATTCTGTATAATGGGTTTACATACTTTCAAGTAATACGCATGCTAAATAATGCAACCCGT ATGGCGGTTGGTATGTCAGGCCAAACTTTTGTGTCAGATACGAGAGATAACATGAGG GCTCTGAATCGCTGGGGATACTATCCACTGATTCTGATAGGATCATGGGCTTTTGGCACTATTAACcacattcatgatttttttgaaCCCAACCATAAGATCTTTTGGCTCACATTTCTTGATGTTGGAACAGCTGCTCTTATG GGCCTCTTTAACTCAATTGCTTATGGTCTCAATTCTTCTGTTCGTAGAGCAATTTGTGAAAGACTGGACAA GTACTGGCCTGAGAGATTGAACAGATGGCTGCCTAACAGTTTGAAGTACAAGAACCTACAGCAAGAAAGTGAACTAGTTTTGTTCAAAACCGAAGATCAATAA
- the LOC100802104 gene encoding G-protein coupled receptor 1 isoform X2, with protein sequence MATSVAVAGALTAHDRRVLTAVNAGASSLSLAGSSFIVVCYLLFKELRKFSFKLVFYLALSDILCSLFSIIGDPSKGFFCYAQGYSTHFFCVASFLWTTTIAFTLHRTVVKHKTDVEDLEAMFHLYVWGTSLVMTVMRSFGNDHKHFGAWCWTQTGRTGKAVHFVTFYMPLWGAILYNGFTYFQVIRMLNNATRMAVGMSGQTFVSDTRDNMRALNRWGYYPLILIGSWAFGTINHIHDFFEPNHKIFWLTFLDVGTAALMGLFNSIAYGLNSSVRRAICERLDNCFDEANMKVAHL encoded by the exons ATGGCGACCTCCGTCGCAGTCGCCGGCGCTTTGACGGCGCACGATCGCCGGGTTCTGACGGCGGTGAACGCCGGAGCCTCGAGCCTGTCGTTAGCCGGTTCCAGCTTCATTGTAGTGTGCTACCTCCTCTTCAAGGAGCTCCGCAAGTTCTCCTTCAAGCTCGTCTTCTACCTCGCTCTCTCT GATATACTTTGCAGTCTCTTCAGCATAATAGG GGACCCGTCCAAAGGTTTCTTTTGTTATGCTCAGGGCTATAGCACACATTTCTTTTGTGTGGCATCTTTTCTATGGACTACAACAATTGCTTTTACCTTGCACCGCACTGTCGTAAAACACAAAACAGATGTTGAAGATTTGGAGGCCATGTTTCACTTGTATGTCTGGG GTACTTCTCTGGTTATGACAGTTATGCGCTCCTTTGGTAATGACCACAAACATTTTGGTGCATGGTGTTGGACACAAACAGGTCGCACAGGGAAG GCAGTTCATTTTGTAACATTTTACATGCCACTCTGGGGTGCAATTCTGTATAATGGGTTTACATACTTTCAAGTAATACGCATGCTAAATAATGCAACCCGT ATGGCGGTTGGTATGTCAGGCCAAACTTTTGTGTCAGATACGAGAGATAACATGAGG GCTCTGAATCGCTGGGGATACTATCCACTGATTCTGATAGGATCATGGGCTTTTGGCACTATTAACcacattcatgatttttttgaaCCCAACCATAAGATCTTTTGGCTCACATTTCTTGATGTTGGAACAGCTGCTCTTATG GGCCTCTTTAACTCAATTGCTTATGGTCTCAATTCTTCTGTTCGTAGAGCAATTTGTGAAAGACTGGACAA TTGCTTTGATGAGGCAAACATGAAAGTTGCCCACCTGTGA